From the Winogradskyella forsetii genome, the window AAACATTTATCCTTGTGAATTAGATGCAGTAATATTTTCGAGTTTTGACAATGATGAATGGACTGAAAAAAATATAATGCTCTGAATAAAAAGCCAGTTGGCAACACCGTATATAATTTATTGCTAGTTCTAGCCTACTTACGAAAATCCTCGCGGATTTTCTATTCGGTTTGTATTTGCTAAATTAGGTGCTTAAAACACGCAACAAACCATATACATCAACGTTGTAAGCAATGTAAGCAACACGTATGACAACTGAAATAAGAGAAGAATTTGAAAATATATATTATGATAATAATTGTATATTGAACTCAAATGATTACCAATTCAACAGAATTCAATTTATAAAAAGAAAAAATATGTTTTCAGAGGATTTTAATAATGAAGATAAAATAACCTTTGAAGTATGTGTGATAAATCCTGAAAATAATCAATGCAATTATTTTACGGCTTTATTGGATACAGGTTCTACTTTCACAGGAATTAGTCCTAAAGTAAAGGAAATTCTAAACCTAAAACCATCAAAAGGGACTTACAACTATACGGATGTCGAAGGAAATATTAAAGAGACATCAATTTGCAATATATACTTAAACATTATAAAGGTTAATTATATGTTTAAAATAGAAAGTGCTGTAACACCCACGATATATGACTTTTGCGATGTTATAATAGGAATGGACGTAATTAAACAATGTAATTTAAAATTAGAAAAAGGGCAATTTACATTGGGCTATTAAAAACACTGCTTACAACAACGTATATAAAACATTGCTTTTTCCTCGCACACTTGGAAAAACAATTTATAAAAACAAAAACAGCATTAATTTGCAAACAACAATTTTTAACCCACGCAACGTTCCATATACAAACACGTTGCCAGTAATTTGAGAACAGCCAAAACCAAAC encodes:
- a CDS encoding pepsin/retropepsin-like aspartic protease family protein, which gives rise to MTTEIREEFENIYYDNNCILNSNDYQFNRIQFIKRKNMFSEDFNNEDKITFEVCVINPENNQCNYFTALLDTGSTFTGISPKVKEILNLKPSKGTYNYTDVEGNIKETSICNIYLNIIKVNYMFKIESAVTPTIYDFCDVIIGMDVIKQCNLKLEKGQFTLGY